In a genomic window of Cynocephalus volans isolate mCynVol1 chromosome 1, mCynVol1.pri, whole genome shotgun sequence:
- the KCNE4 gene encoding potassium voltage-gated channel subfamily E member 4 translates to MLKMEPLNSTYPSTAASRSPLESHVHGGSSSHGHGHGNEYFYILVVMSFYGIFLIGIMLGYMKSKRREKKSSLLLLYKDEEGLWGEAMKPLPVVSGLRSVQVPMMLNMLQESMAPALSCTLCSIEGDSVSSESSSPDMHLPIQEEGADDELEETLETPLNESSEGSSESIHQNS, encoded by the coding sequence ATGCTGAAGATGGAGCCTCTGAACAGCACATACCCCAGCACCGCAGCCTCCAGAAGCCCACTCGAGTCCCATGtgcatggtggcagcagcagccatGGCCACGGCCACGGCAATGAGTACTTCTACATTCTGGTCGTCATGTCCTTCTATGGCATTTTCTTGATTGGGATCATGCTGGGCTATATGAAATCCAAAAGGCGGGAGAAGAAGTCCAGCCTCCTGCTGCTGTACAAAGACGAGGAGGGGCTCTGGGGGGAGGCCATGAAGCCGCTGCCCGTGGTGTCCGGCCTGAGGTCGGTGCAGGTGCCCATGATGCTGAACATGCTGCAGGAGAGCATGGCACCCGCGCTGTCCTGCACCCTCTGCTCCATAGAAGGGGACAGTGTGAGCTCCGAGTCCTCCTCCCCGGACATGCACCTCCCCATCCAGGAGGAGGGGGCGGACGATGAGCTGGAGGAGACTTTGGAAACCCCCCTCAATGAAAGCAGTGAAGGGTCCTCGGAGAGCATCCATCAGAATTCCTAG